The Pseudopipra pipra isolate bDixPip1 chromosome 6, bDixPip1.hap1, whole genome shotgun sequence genome includes a region encoding these proteins:
- the ANO9 gene encoding anoctamin-9: protein MSGHQVKQEGAKSRADGGFFSPGQFPHSPRAPLGIMSSRGGCTPSRGSCPSIILEHKSPAGSGEPQTGDQEWVGEGFGQDRSHLPPRASPRGCWERKTQDVPGSPLKPSLHWFSFQHDEILLTPWRDYPVEDTDPFTPPSEEKWDFVLVSDIHEVGSEKETKRKKFLDELSKKGFTIKKIEDTKLFYGVRAPEQVFRKYQCLLGNPDKKLQNENSPQDIPMTTRIRIVHFILRNTVTPDLEKLQGLMKKNVFEAAFPLHEKEAVREFSRDNWARWRGVFNQQPIEKIRGYFGEKVALYFAWLGWYTYLLGFAALAGVLTFVTGITLFSSSQVSREICEANTTIMCPLCDKKCPYWVLSDTCTYAKVTHMIDNEATVLFAMFMALWATVFLELWKRQRATVVTNWNLYGWDEEEEELAMELINNLQHEPRKYQHSYFRSTIILLLVLLMILVLIGIAHALVIYRVIATALFAQSGLGLLREQADTMAVMTGAVLHYLTIVIMTKINRRVALFLCDLEKPRSFSQREKNFTMKIFTFQFFTNFSSLIYIAFFLGRINGRPGHYVRIAGRWRLEECHPSGCITDLFIQMAIILLLKQTISNVMEYLIPWISHKLRKNQKSPKKRSIFLGEEEEAEDPCKRQWLKNYKLNEVNVFSLFDEFLEMMIQYSFTTIFVAAFPLAPLLAFFNNMFEIHMDAMKMVRLHRRMVPRRANDIGIWLQVLEAIGILAVIGNGLVIAITSDFIPMQVYKYMYSPCVGENRTDVDCSTGYINHSLSIFHIRDFEPDIGMPEMLPNFDRDEIKECRYRDYRNADDYSYTMQFWHVLAARLAFLIIFEHVALCVKLIAAWYIPDVPQKVKNELLYRKHTDLRKELSTMEYSTEV, encoded by the exons ATGTCAGGGCATCAGGTGAAACAAGAAGGAGCAAAGTCCAGAGCAGAcggagggtttttttctcctggccAGTTCcctcacagccccagggcacCGCTGGGCATCATGAGTTCTAGAGGAGGCTGCACACCCTcacggggcagctgcccctccATCATCCTCGAACACAAATCCCCAGCTGGCTCAGGAGAACCCCAAACAGGCGACCAAGAGTGGGTAGGAGAAGGTTTTGGACAAGACCGCTCTCACCTTCCTCCCCGGGCATCCCCTCgaggctgctgggagaggaaaacacaggaTGTCCCAGGGAGCCCACTGAAGCCTTCCCTTCActggttttcttttcagcatGATGAAATTCTGTTGACTCCCTGGAGGGATTATCCTGTGGAGGACACGGACCCCTTCACCCCCCCG AGTGAAGAGAAGTGGGATTTTGTTCTGGTGAGCGACATCCATGAAGTGGGCAGTGAGAAGGAGACCAAGAGGAAGAAGTTCTTGGACGAGCTGAGCAAGAAGGGGTTCACCATCAAg AAAATTGAGGACACGAAGCTATTTTATGGAGTCCGTGCCCCAGAGCAGGTCTTCCGGAAGTACCAGTGTCTTCTGGGGAACCCCGACAAGAAGCTCCAAAATGAAAATTCCCCCCAGGACATCCCAATGACCACCAG GATAAGGATCGTGCACTTCATTCTGCGGAACACGGTGACACCCGACTTGG agaagctgcagggCCTGATGAAGAAAAACGTGTTTGAGGCAGCGTTTCCCCTGCATGAG AAGGAAGCTGTAAGGGAATTCTCCAGGGACAATTGGGCTCGCTGGAGAGGTGTATTTAACCAGCAGCCAATTGAGAAGATCAG GGGCTATTTTGGTGAGAAGGTGGCCTTATACTTCGCCTGGCTGGGCTGGTACACCTACCTGCTGGGTTTTGCTGCGCTGGCTGGGGTGCTGACCTTCGTGACTGGGATTACTCTCTTCAGTTCCAGCCAGGTGAG cagggagatcTGTGAGGCCAACACCACCATCATGTGCCCGCTCTGCGACAAGAAGTGCCCCTACTGGGTCCTCTCTGACACCTGCACCTATGCCAAG GTCACTCACATGATTGACAACGAGGCCACGGTCCTTTTTGCCATGTTCATGGCCCTCTGGG CCACTGTGTtcctggagctgtggaagaGGCAGAGAGCCACTGTGGTCACCAACTGGAACCTATACGGGTGGGATGAGGAAGAG gAGGAGCTGGCTATGGAACTGATCAATAATTTACAGCATGAACCTCGGAAGTACCAGCACTCCTACTTCCGCAGCACCATCATCCTCCTCTTGGTTCTGCTGATG ATCCTGGTGCTGATCGGCATCGCCCACGCGCTCGTCATCTACCGGGTGATCGCCACGGCGCTCTTCGCCCAGAGCGGCCTGGGGCTGCTGCGGGAGCAGGCCGACACCATGGCCGTCATGACAGGGGCCGTGCTGCACTACCTCACCATCGTCATCATGACCAAG ATCAACAGGCGCGTGGCCCTCTTCCTCTGCGACCTGG AGAAACCACGGAGCTTCTCCCAGAGGGAGAAAAACTTCACCATGAAGATTTTCACCTttcagttcttcacaaacttcTCCTCGCTCATCTACATCGCCTTCTTCCTGGGACG GATCAACGGCCGCCCAGGGCACTACGTGCGCATCGCCGGCCGGtggaggctggaggag TGCCACCCCAGCGGATGCATCACTGACCTCTTCATCCAGATGGCCATCATCCTGCTGCTCAAGCAGACCATCAGCAACGTGATGGAGTATCTCATCCC CTGGATAAGCCACAAGCTACGCAAGAACCAGAAGAGCCCCAAGAAGAGGAGCATATttctgggagaagaggaggaggctgaggacCCCTGCAAAAGGCAGTGGCTGAAGAACTATAAGCTCAACGAGGTCAACGTCTTCAGCTTGTTTGACGAGTTCTTGGAGATGA TGATCCAGTACAGCTTCACCACCATCTTTGTCGCTGCCTTCCCCCTGGCCCCGCTCCTGGCGTTCTTCAACAACATGTTCGAGATCCACATGGACGCCATGAAGATGGTGCGGCTGCACCGGCGCATGGTGCCCAGGAGGGCCAACGACATCG GGATCTGGCTGCAGGTCCTGGAGGCCATCGGCATCCTGGCTGTCATCGGGAACGGGCTGGTGATTGCCATCACCTCCGACTTCATCCCCATGCAGGTCTACAAGTACATGTACAGCCCCTGCGTGGGGGAGAACCGCACTGACGTGGA CTGCTCCACGGGGTACATCAACCACAGCCTCTCCATCTTCCACATCCGGGATTTCGAGCCCGACATTGGTATGCCTGAGATGCTGCCAAACTTTGACAGGGACGAGATCAAGGAGTGCAG gtaCCGGGATTACCGGAACGCCGACGACTACTCCTACACCATGCAGTTCTGGCACGTCTTGGCAGCCCGGCTTGCCTTCCTCATCATCTTCGAG CACGTGGCTCTGTGTGTCAAGCTGATCGCAGCCTGGTACATCCCCGACGTCCCCCAGAAGGTCAAGAATGAGCTTCTGTACAGAAAACACACTGACCTGCGTAAAGAACTGAG cacGATGGAGTACTCCACCGAGGTGTAG
- the SIGIRR gene encoding single Ig IL-1-related receptor, with translation MADLCSVPPEILVPAANETLDLALGSRVVLNCTVRWAGAESCRPVPAWSKDGQWLGNGSSQDTSWSAQNASDQLLATVLHLNLTHDDDFGVFACWLSNATATFTLQRAETAGHVPAVLAALLVLALLVLLAVLYVRCRLNALLWYRNRYGELEINDGKLYDAYVSHATAPDDRKFVHFIVKPQLENRYGYKLFLDEQNILPNSEPSADLIMNVSRCRRLIVVLSVAYLEQDWCNSSFREGLWRLLELSRKPIFIVFESQYREITHPAITLLKQHRSTVTLLVWRSGSMTPSSDFWKELCLALPRKVSFQGSVGDPQTQLQEDKDPMLILHSSYLDSTGDLDPDGDLGTGLRGRIFGSPPPPRLGAPSTPAAGGMEDTQLRDGHRPEIDVSDLGSRNYGARTDFYCLVTEDDI, from the exons ATGGCAG aCCTCTGCAGCGTGCCCCCCGAGATCCTGGTCCCGGCTGCCAACGAGACGCTGGACCTGGCGCTGGGGAGCCGGGTCGTGCTGAACTGCACCGTGCGCTGGGCCGGGGCCGAGAGCTGCCGGCCCGTCCCTGCCTGGAGCAAGGATGGGCAGTGGCTGGGCAACGGGAGCAGCCAGGACACCTCCTG GTCTGCCCAAAACGCCTCAGATCAGCTCCTGGCCACCGTCCTGCACCTCAACCTCACCCACGATGACGACTTTGGGGTGTTTGCCTGCTGGCTCAGCAACGCCACAGCCACCTTCACCCTGCAGCGAGCGG AGACAGCAGGGCACGTGCCGGCGGTGCTGGCAGCCCTCCTGGTCCTGGCACTCCTGGTGCTCCTGGCCGTGCTCTACGTCCGGTGCCGCCTGAACGCGCTCCTCTGGTACCGGAACCGCTACGGCGAGCTGGAGATCAACG ACGGGAAGCTGTACGACGCCTACGTCTCCCACGCCACCGCCCCCGACGACCGAAAGTTCGTCCACTTCATCGTGAAGCCGCAGCTGGAGAACCGCTACGGCTACAAGCTCTTCCTGGACGAGCAGAACATCCTGCCCAACTCAG AGCCATCGGCCGACCTGATCATGAACGTCAGCCGGTGCCGGCGCCTCATCGTGGTCCTCTCCGTGGCGTACCTGGAGCAGGATTGGTGCAACAGCAGCTTCAG GGAAGGGctctggaggctgctggagctTTCCAGGAAACCCATCTTCATCGTCTTCGAGAGCCAGTACCGGGAGATCACCCACCCTGCCATCACCCTGCTGAAGCAGCACCGGAGCACCGTGACCCTGCTGGTGTGGCGATCCGGCTCCATG ACCCCGTCATCGGACTTCTGGAAGGAGCTGTGCCTGGCCCTGCCACGCAAGGTGTCCTTCCAGGGGAGCGTGGGGGACCCGCAGAcccagctgcaggaggacaaGGACCCCATGCTGATCCTACACAGCAGCTACCTGGACAGCACGGGAGACCTCGACCCAGATGGGGACCTTGGCACAG gcctCCGAGGGCGCATCTTTGGAagccccccgcccccccgccTGGGCGCTCCCAGCACTCCGGCTGCCGGTGGGATGGAGGACACGCAGCTCCGGGACGGCCACAGGCCCGAGATCGACGTCTCGGACCTGGGATCGCGCAACTACGGCGCCCGCACGGATTTCTACTGCCTGGTGACAGAGGATGACATCTGA